The proteins below come from a single uncultured Dethiosulfovibrio sp. genomic window:
- a CDS encoding flagellar hook-length control protein FliK, which yields MLIGADRLFALPNADETERIVPSSPKAKGEGHGRFESLLYNTSAQQAEVPEEAQKTRPEEGSETVASLLSELLSTASKDGRLKLPSFATPLKNGDGTMVASKVEGTAEGDSDASLADGNAEIAEINVEDISSSQIDDLLSSLLGPVIHKAVVTEQQLPGQAEIETVVKAESTASDPTIKPETAGSVPEVQKDQHSIPTTGIKDEVVVSELSGRNDQPSKPSPLNPLDQPSVSGITSEPDPIEPEGAETVSRGKPDQVPAYSGEVSSSAKPEATQPAPATAELQPQVPGQAEMETIETVVKAESTASESTIKPETAGSGPEVQKDQPSIPTTGIKDEVVVSKPSGRNDQPSKPSPLNPLDQSSVLGITAEPDPIELEGAETVSRGKPDQVPAYSGEVLSSAKPEATQPSPIMAELQPQVPGQTEIETVVKAESTASESTIKPETAGSGPEVQKDQPSIPTTGIKDEFVVSEPSARNDQPSKPSPLNPLDQSSVLGITAEPDPIELEGAETVSRGKPDQVPAYSGEVLSSAKPEATQPSPIMAELQPQVPGQTEIETVVKAESTASEPTIKPETAGSGPEVQKDQPSTPTTGIKDEVVVSEPSGRNDQPSKPSPLNPLDQPSILGITAEPDPIELEGAETVSRGKPDQVPAYSGEVSSSAKPEATQPAPATAELHQSQVPEQAEIETVVKAESTASEPTIKPETAGSGPEVQKDQLSIPTTGIKDEVVVSEPSGRNDQPSKPSPLNPLDQPSVSGITAEPDPIEPEAADTVSRGKTDQVPAYSGEVSSSAKPEATQPSPIMAELQPQVPGQTEIETVVKAESTASESTIKPETAGSGPEVQKDQPSTEPQGPIKPESAETGSTIKAPIQSGEVAPSAKPVDTQPALVAVETKPQVSGQAEVETAAKAETKVSEQTIRAETVESAPAVQKAQPSTEPQGTTIKPDVAETASPGNAPAQSGEAFPSAKPVDTQPTPVAVGTQLQASGQAEIETVVKAESTASDPTIKPETAGSAPAVQKDQLSVGDVPPKADGFKSEPLILRDQPSMAEVTAETKPIEPDTVVPKTQSQFLETPTASIKPEVGSSVKADQPFAPSGEVALSAKPGGTQPVSVMAEPAQIAHAATAVAQETVPQMIKIVTPRTVQSRGYSVSSESTSLSEVGEGKANSLLEPKTKEAPMFLSSWTPEKMEEKFQPVAEISENKPEDSFQRAVDQGLENLVVQTDTRQSVQLKSEPLPTQTVYLPQKGPDALPHGLVQVVRHVMADGTQKATVIIDPPALGRVEVEVRATSTGIEASFKVDSAQVRDMIKPQIPVLQDMLSQQGIVASSISVDIRQGDERRSPWRDSLDSIKLRRRRGATEEEELETPLMDTARLDMERGVLQWYA from the coding sequence ATGCTCATCGGAGCGGACAGGCTTTTTGCTTTACCTAATGCAGACGAAACCGAAAGGATCGTGCCCTCATCGCCGAAAGCAAAAGGTGAGGGCCATGGTCGTTTCGAGAGCCTTCTTTACAACACCTCCGCCCAACAGGCGGAAGTCCCAGAGGAAGCTCAAAAAACTCGACCTGAAGAGGGGTCGGAGACGGTGGCGTCCCTGCTTTCAGAGCTTCTCTCCACGGCCTCGAAAGACGGACGTCTAAAACTGCCCTCCTTTGCCACTCCATTAAAAAACGGCGATGGAACTATGGTCGCCTCAAAGGTGGAAGGAACCGCTGAAGGCGATAGCGACGCCTCTTTAGCCGACGGCAACGCTGAGATAGCTGAGATAAACGTAGAGGACATATCCAGCTCCCAGATCGACGACCTGCTGAGCTCCCTGCTAGGGCCGGTAATCCATAAGGCGGTAGTCACAGAGCAACAGCTCCCAGGGCAGGCAGAGATAGAGACGGTTGTTAAGGCCGAGTCCACGGCATCCGATCCGACGATAAAACCGGAGACCGCAGGATCAGTTCCCGAGGTCCAGAAGGACCAGCACTCGATTCCCACCACTGGGATAAAGGACGAAGTCGTAGTGTCAGAGCTGTCTGGCCGTAATGACCAGCCTTCTAAACCCTCGCCGCTGAATCCCTTGGATCAGCCTTCGGTCTCCGGGATAACCTCTGAGCCTGATCCAATAGAGCCCGAGGGGGCAGAGACGGTCTCTCGGGGAAAACCCGATCAAGTTCCCGCCTACAGCGGTGAAGTATCTTCATCGGCAAAACCGGAAGCTACTCAGCCAGCTCCAGCTACCGCAGAACTTCAGCCCCAGGTCCCAGGGCAGGCAGAGATGGAAACGATAGAGACGGTTGTTAAGGCCGAGTCCACGGCATCCGAGTCGACTATAAAACCGGAGACCGCAGGATCAGGTCCAGAGGTTCAGAAGGACCAGCCCTCGATTCCCACCACTGGGATAAAGGACGAAGTCGTAGTGTCAAAGCCTTCTGGCCGTAATGACCAGCCTTCTAAACCCTCGCCGCTGAATCCCTTGGATCAGTCCTCGGTCTTGGGGATAACCGCTGAGCCCGATCCAATAGAGCTCGAGGGGGCAGAGACGGTGTCTCGGGGAAAACCCGATCAAGTTCCCGCCTACAGCGGTGAAGTACTTTCATCGGCAAAACCGGAAGCTACTCAGCCATCTCCAATTATGGCAGAACTTCAGCCACAGGTCCCAGGGCAGACAGAGATAGAGACGGTTGTTAAGGCCGAGTCCACGGCATCCGAGTCGACTATAAAACCGGAGACCGCAGGATCAGGTCCAGAGGTTCAGAAGGACCAGCCCTCGATTCCCACCACTGGGATAAAGGACGAATTCGTAGTGTCAGAGCCTTCTGCCCGTAATGACCAGCCTTCTAAACCCTCGCCGCTGAATCCCTTGGATCAGTCCTCGGTCTTGGGGATAACCGCTGAGCCCGATCCAATAGAGCTCGAGGGGGCAGAGACGGTGTCTCGGGGAAAACCCGATCAAGTTCCCGCCTACAGCGGTGAAGTACTTTCATCGGCAAAACCGGAAGCTACTCAGCCATCTCCAATTATGGCAGAACTTCAGCCACAGGTCCCAGGGCAGACAGAGATAGAGACGGTGGTTAAGGCCGAGTCCACGGCATCCGAGCCGACTATAAAACCGGAGACCGCAGGATCAGGTCCAGAGGTTCAGAAGGACCAGCCCTCGACTCCCACCACTGGGATAAAGGACGAAGTCGTAGTGTCAGAGCCTTCTGGCCGTAATGACCAGCCTTCTAAACCCTCGCCGCTGAATCCCTTGGATCAGCCTTCGATCTTGGGGATAACCGCTGAGCCCGATCCAATAGAGCTCGAGGGGGCAGAGACGGTGTCTCGGGGAAAACCCGATCAAGTTCCCGCCTACAGCGGTGAAGTATCTTCATCGGCAAAACCGGAAGCTACTCAGCCAGCTCCAGCTACCGCAGAACTTCATCAGTCCCAGGTCCCAGAGCAGGCGGAGATAGAGACGGTTGTTAAGGCCGAGTCCACGGCATCCGAGCCGACTATAAAACCGGAGACCGCAGGATCAGGTCCAGAGGTTCAGAAGGACCAGCTCTCGATTCCCACCACTGGGATAAAGGACGAAGTCGTAGTGTCAGAGCCTTCTGGCCGTAATGACCAGCCTTCTAAACCCTCGCCGCTGAATCCCTTGGATCAGCCTTCGGTCTCGGGGATAACCGCTGAGCCAGATCCAATAGAGCCTGAGGCGGCAGATACGGTCTCTCGGGGAAAAACCGATCAAGTTCCCGCCTACAGCGGTGAAGTATCTTCATCGGCAAAACCGGAAGCTACTCAGCCATCTCCAATTATGGCAGAACTTCAGCCACAGGTCCCAGGGCAGACAGAGATAGAGACGGTGGTTAAGGCCGAGTCCACGGCATCCGAGTCGACTATAAAACCGGAGACCGCAGGATCAGGTCCAGAGGTTCAGAAGGACCAGCCCTCGACGGAGCCACAAGGGCCTATAAAGCCCGAGTCGGCAGAAACGGGCTCTACGATAAAGGCCCCCATCCAAAGCGGCGAGGTAGCACCTTCGGCAAAACCGGTTGATACTCAGCCAGCTCTGGTTGCGGTAGAGACAAAGCCCCAGGTTTCAGGGCAGGCAGAGGTGGAAACGGCGGCTAAGGCCGAAACCAAGGTGTCCGAGCAAACGATAAGAGCGGAGACTGTGGAATCAGCTCCAGCGGTCCAGAAGGCCCAACCCTCGACGGAGCCCCAAGGGACAACGATAAAGCCTGATGTGGCAGAGACTGCCTCTCCGGGAAATGCCCCCGCCCAGAGCGGTGAGGCATTTCCTTCGGCAAAACCGGTCGATACTCAGCCTACTCCGGTTGCGGTAGGGACACAGCTACAGGCATCAGGGCAGGCGGAGATAGAGACGGTGGTTAAGGCCGAGTCCACGGCATCCGATCCGACTATAAAACCGGAGACTGCAGGATCAGCCCCAGCGGTCCAGAAGGATCAGTTATCGGTGGGAGATGTTCCGCCAAAGGCGGATGGTTTTAAATCAGAGCCTCTGATCCTCAGGGATCAGCCCTCGATGGCTGAGGTAACCGCCGAGACTAAGCCCATAGAGCCTGATACCGTGGTTCCAAAGACCCAGTCTCAGTTCCTTGAGACTCCAACGGCATCGATCAAACCGGAAGTAGGCTCTAGCGTAAAGGCCGATCAACCCTTCGCCCCAAGCGGTGAGGTAGCTTTATCAGCAAAACCGGGTGGAACTCAGCCTGTTTCAGTAATGGCGGAACCGGCCCAGATTGCCCATGCTGCCACCGCTGTAGCTCAGGAAACGGTTCCACAGATGATAAAGATCGTAACCCCTAGAACAGTCCAGTCCAGAGGATATTCGGTATCCTCTGAGTCCACCTCCCTATCGGAGGTGGGGGAAGGTAAGGCAAACTCTCTGCTGGAGCCTAAGACAAAGGAAGCCCCGATGTTCCTATCCAGTTGGACACCGGAGAAAATGGAGGAAAAGTTTCAGCCCGTTGCGGAAATATCCGAAAATAAACCAGAGGATAGCTTCCAAAGAGCTGTTGATCAGGGACTTGAAAACCTCGTGGTCCAGACTGACACCAGGCAATCTGTCCAGCTAAAATCGGAGCCCCTTCCGACCCAGACGGTATATCTGCCTCAGAAGGGCCCCGATGCCCTGCCTCACGGCCTGGTCCAGGTGGTACGCCACGTAATGGCCGACGGAACCCAAAAGGCCACGGTCATAATAGACCCTCCTGCATTAGGAAGGGTTGAGGTGGAGGTCAGGGCCACATCGACGGGCATAGAGGCCAGCTTCAAGGTTGACAGTGCTCAGGTTCGGGACATGATAAAGCCCCAGATACCCGTCCTTCAGGATATGTTGTCCCAACAGGGCATAGTGGCGTCCTCTATCAGCGTCGATATCAGACAGGGCGACGAAAGACGTTCACCCTGGAGAGACAGCCTAGACTCTATAAAGCTTCGCAGGAGAAGGGGAGCCACCGAGGAAGAGGAACTGGAGACCCCCTTGATGGATACAGCCAGGTTGGACATGGAAAGAGGCGTCCTTCAGTGGTACGCATAA
- a CDS encoding flagellar hook capping FlgD N-terminal domain-containing protein, which produces MTTVNPYSSVNAASSFTDQSREIKNAMDKDDFLRLYIEQLANQDPMEPMDSNQMAAQFSQFSTVEQLINMNTTMEQMVSLQLGNAVGYIGFEVTYSANTIDDEGNVITEEKTGIVKSISHKNGSVILKMLDGSEAEMDRIISVQVPGTSDS; this is translated from the coding sequence ATGACCACCGTAAATCCCTATTCATCGGTAAACGCAGCTTCGTCTTTCACAGATCAGTCCAGGGAGATAAAAAACGCCATGGACAAAGATGATTTTTTGAGACTGTACATAGAGCAGCTTGCAAATCAGGACCCTATGGAGCCAATGGACAGCAACCAGATGGCAGCCCAGTTTTCCCAGTTCAGTACCGTCGAACAGCTCATAAACATGAACACCACGATGGAGCAGATGGTGTCCCTACAGCTAGGCAACGCCGTAGGCTACATAGGTTTTGAGGTCACCTACTCCGCTAACACCATCGACGATGAAGGCAACGTCATAACCGAGGAAAAGACGGGCATAGTAAAGTCTATCTCCCATAAAAACGGATCGGTTATCCTGAAAATGCTGGATGGCTCCGAGGCGGAGATGGACAGGATAATCTCTGTGCAGGTTCCGGGAACCTCGGATAGTTAG
- a CDS encoding flagellar hook-basal body complex protein produces MLKSLMTGVSGVKVHQKRMDVVGNNIANVNTTGFKGSSVIFQDMLSQNMKGAMAPDQNRGGVNAQQIGTGVGVGAIETIHTQGTVSQTGNRTDMAIQGDGYFIVRSGEEDLYTRAGNFVLDKNSDLVMSGTGYKVQGNEVTIDEDGNEIWGSTLDDINIPLGKKMEAKATSTVGYRCNLDSRVDPYLPFGIPEGLKFSTLDAKKTPYTVEVSEGSDVDDFLVVRVTNETDKSVEIFKFEFDGVEQSASDESIYYPKLKDTDETAFNSETGKMRIRDLEFPLGAYMNYQAVTIDDSTGTSHTYLAEVTEGEKDAVVKLWGQGKNEITGVSQKDYFQWTVPKTDEGLFDPDSTLSISTGNDSEFPDEISLFMNVGSSGKTLNFRGNVNPIIGPATSNSVVNKDGNTARLGLSTEVTSVYDITVGTDTITVDTSFSKSNVAIGESFTMTFASEADANGTQTSKTSSLTLRCIGFNEGGNGLFQWYDSAAATPSWKDFGGTDPTVSLRQFTAAATAADGDYTLSYNATTGAFSVTPPDPSYLPSFSPSGTPPTAIGYVENFQNQAYPTAFSNMATNGNYAVGLETPETYTDPTGTGGAFSIGYDLPDSVSVGEEIELELTTTAAGAAPAKTATVDLKCVSINSAGNAVFQWSDDGGTTWKDFAVNGGSDPEISGLDYYDSVATAWQTSGGGNPFYTLGYDATTGSFVVGGDIGMGNPDLSASTKMNLDTSISGLGANLGGSGVDWSVNAELPSTVSVGEEIELKLTNSISDGTSPDLDRVLKLKCTGFDAAGDPVFQYDTTGAGAWTDFASAGGSDPDLANMYYYDGAAWQTSDGSANMASLSYASGVFTFNVEDGAAGTNVALATISGSRIFHEPTDFQVPARADIGYGFKEGETIDDFMTMTLDYPYASGISAKTEEIKLSFRGVSTEGNVILQPSPSTVDIPVADPDDPDKLTLQSHRVTYDPATGSVSLVNEATGKSAWSYSNFKFQTTEINGVNYLVDYDSSGASDTTYGDTVTLWGPNDLGVMTPFKINTTDPEGLTYTNTAGEIVYGGSQTFDGNFSGGVTVTAKPSPTDPSRLIFTYDSNNGGKAITTIRENSASVHEGKGTIYDSLGNAHTMEVAWKKVGNNTWSWEAFFPDSPELALAENKGVLRFSEDGKILSGGENTISVGFSAIGAADAEIVLDFSGKSFGKEEIEGVTQYGSAFTTKPYYQDGYKMGILKDFSTSNDGTIVGVYDNGQNQSLYKVALAQFSNPQGLLKNGGTVFSKSINSGEPSIVNAMVGGAGSIAGASQEGSNVDITDEFTSLITTQRGFQASSRVITTSDSMLEELLNLKR; encoded by the coding sequence ATGTTAAAGTCTCTTATGACCGGCGTCAGCGGAGTCAAGGTTCACCAAAAGCGTATGGACGTGGTAGGTAACAACATAGCCAACGTAAACACCACCGGATTCAAGGGTTCTTCGGTTATATTTCAGGATATGCTCTCTCAGAACATGAAGGGAGCTATGGCACCGGACCAGAACAGAGGCGGAGTCAACGCCCAACAGATAGGCACAGGGGTCGGCGTAGGAGCTATAGAGACGATCCACACCCAGGGCACTGTCTCTCAGACTGGCAACAGGACCGACATGGCCATCCAGGGGGACGGCTACTTCATCGTCCGTAGCGGTGAGGAGGACCTCTACACCAGGGCGGGAAACTTCGTTCTGGATAAAAACTCCGATTTAGTAATGTCTGGCACGGGCTACAAGGTCCAGGGCAACGAGGTTACCATCGACGAGGACGGCAACGAGATCTGGGGCTCTACCCTGGACGATATAAACATTCCCCTTGGTAAAAAAATGGAGGCCAAAGCCACCTCCACTGTCGGGTATCGCTGTAACCTGGACTCAAGGGTGGACCCCTACCTGCCTTTCGGTATTCCCGAGGGGCTTAAGTTCTCTACCCTCGACGCTAAGAAAACACCTTACACCGTAGAGGTGTCCGAAGGCTCCGATGTGGACGACTTTCTCGTAGTCCGTGTCACAAACGAGACGGACAAGAGCGTGGAGATATTCAAATTCGAGTTTGATGGCGTGGAGCAGAGTGCTAGCGACGAGTCTATATATTACCCTAAGCTAAAAGATACCGACGAAACGGCTTTCAATTCGGAGACCGGGAAAATGCGTATAAGGGATCTTGAGTTCCCTCTTGGTGCCTACATGAACTACCAGGCGGTCACAATAGACGATAGCACCGGGACCAGCCACACCTACCTGGCGGAGGTCACCGAGGGCGAGAAGGATGCGGTGGTAAAACTCTGGGGCCAGGGTAAAAACGAGATCACCGGAGTCTCCCAGAAGGACTACTTCCAGTGGACCGTACCTAAGACCGATGAAGGTCTCTTCGATCCCGATAGCACCTTAAGTATCTCCACCGGAAACGATAGTGAGTTCCCCGACGAGATCAGCCTTTTCATGAACGTAGGCTCTTCGGGAAAGACCCTTAACTTCCGGGGCAACGTCAACCCCATCATCGGTCCTGCTACCAGCAACAGCGTGGTCAACAAAGACGGAAACACCGCTAGACTTGGACTGTCGACGGAGGTTACGTCGGTTTACGATATAACCGTTGGAACCGATACCATAACCGTGGACACTTCATTCTCGAAAAGCAACGTCGCCATAGGAGAGAGCTTTACCATGACATTTGCGTCGGAGGCCGACGCAAATGGAACCCAAACTTCAAAGACCTCAAGCCTGACCCTTCGCTGTATCGGTTTCAACGAGGGAGGCAACGGACTTTTCCAGTGGTACGATTCCGCTGCAGCCACTCCTTCGTGGAAGGATTTTGGGGGTACCGATCCTACGGTTAGCCTGAGGCAATTTACAGCAGCAGCTACGGCTGCAGACGGAGATTACACCCTGTCTTACAACGCTACCACCGGGGCCTTCTCCGTGACGCCGCCAGATCCTTCTTATCTGCCAAGCTTCTCGCCTAGTGGGACACCTCCTACAGCTATAGGATACGTGGAAAACTTTCAGAATCAGGCCTATCCCACGGCCTTCTCCAACATGGCCACCAACGGAAACTACGCCGTCGGCCTTGAGACACCGGAGACCTACACCGATCCGACAGGCACCGGCGGAGCCTTTTCTATTGGCTACGATCTTCCAGATTCTGTGAGCGTTGGGGAAGAGATAGAATTAGAGCTTACTACCACTGCGGCTGGAGCTGCCCCTGCTAAGACTGCTACTGTCGACTTAAAATGCGTATCCATCAACTCTGCCGGAAACGCCGTCTTCCAGTGGTCTGACGATGGAGGAACCACGTGGAAGGATTTTGCCGTCAACGGTGGATCGGACCCGGAGATATCTGGTTTGGATTATTACGATAGTGTGGCAACGGCTTGGCAAACTTCTGGTGGGGGAAATCCCTTCTACACGCTGGGTTACGACGCTACTACCGGTAGCTTTGTGGTCGGTGGAGATATAGGTATGGGCAATCCTGACCTCTCTGCATCGACTAAGATGAACCTAGATACCTCTATCTCCGGACTTGGAGCCAATCTTGGAGGATCCGGTGTGGATTGGTCTGTGAACGCGGAGCTTCCTTCTACGGTATCCGTAGGCGAGGAAATTGAATTAAAATTAACTAATAGTATTAGCGATGGAACCAGCCCTGATCTAGATCGAGTACTAAAGCTTAAATGCACAGGGTTTGACGCTGCAGGTGATCCGGTTTTCCAGTACGATACTACAGGCGCAGGGGCATGGACGGATTTCGCTTCCGCCGGTGGAAGCGATCCTGATCTGGCGAATATGTACTATTATGACGGTGCCGCTTGGCAAACCTCCGATGGTTCAGCAAATATGGCTAGCCTGAGCTACGCCTCAGGGGTGTTTACATTTAACGTAGAGGATGGAGCTGCTGGTACAAATGTCGCCCTAGCCACCATCAGCGGATCCAGAATTTTCCACGAGCCCACCGATTTCCAGGTTCCTGCTCGAGCGGATATCGGCTATGGGTTTAAAGAGGGAGAGACCATCGACGACTTCATGACCATGACCTTGGATTATCCCTACGCAAGTGGTATATCCGCTAAGACCGAGGAGATAAAGCTCTCCTTTAGAGGGGTCTCCACCGAGGGTAACGTAATACTTCAACCTTCGCCCTCTACCGTTGATATCCCTGTGGCCGATCCAGATGACCCGGACAAGCTTACCTTGCAGTCCCATAGGGTGACTTACGATCCTGCCACTGGCTCTGTTTCTTTGGTGAACGAGGCTACCGGTAAATCGGCCTGGAGCTACAGCAACTTTAAGTTCCAGACCACCGAGATAAACGGAGTTAACTACCTTGTGGATTACGACTCCTCTGGGGCGTCCGACACCACCTACGGCGATACCGTCACCCTCTGGGGACCTAACGATCTTGGGGTTATGACTCCCTTCAAGATAAACACTACCGACCCCGAGGGACTGACCTACACCAACACCGCAGGAGAGATAGTTTACGGTGGAAGTCAGACCTTTGACGGTAATTTCTCCGGTGGAGTGACTGTAACCGCTAAGCCATCGCCTACCGATCCGTCCAGGCTGATCTTTACCTACGACAGCAACAACGGAGGTAAGGCCATAACGACGATCAGGGAGAACTCCGCCAGTGTCCACGAGGGAAAAGGAACCATATACGACAGCCTGGGCAACGCCCACACCATGGAGGTGGCCTGGAAGAAGGTTGGCAACAACACCTGGAGCTGGGAGGCGTTCTTCCCCGACTCACCGGAGCTTGCCTTGGCGGAAAACAAGGGAGTCCTGCGTTTCTCCGAGGACGGGAAGATCCTCTCCGGTGGTGAAAATACCATCTCCGTAGGATTCTCCGCCATCGGTGCGGCGGACGCTGAAATAGTTCTTGACTTCTCCGGGAAATCCTTCGGCAAAGAGGAGATTGAGGGGGTAACCCAGTACGGTTCAGCCTTCACCACCAAGCCCTACTATCAGGACGGATACAAAATGGGGATTCTGAAGGACTTCTCTACCAGCAACGATGGGACAATAGTAGGTGTCTACGATAATGGACAGAACCAGTCTCTCTATAAAGTGGCTCTGGCCCAATTCTCCAACCCACAGGGGCTCTTGAAAAATGGAGGCACCGTGTTCTCCAAGTCCATCAACTCCGGCGAACCGTCGATAGTAAACGCCATGGTTGGGGGAGCTGGTTCTATCGCTGGGGCTTCTCAAGAGGGTAGCAACGTCGATATAACGGACGAGTTCACCAGCCTCATAACCACCCAGAGGGGCTTCCAGGCTAGTTCAAGGGTCATAACCACCAGCGACTCTATGTTGGAAGAGTTGCTGAACCTCAAACGTTAG
- a CDS encoding lytic transglycosylase domain-containing protein, with protein MTGPDFSGMRQAMDRITSIHRRIYGTPSVPKETFEEELAKAAKTKETSETSVTKPEVPISGKASVLRSRLSPGNNDLNSAIEEISSRYGVDEKLVRSVISVESAWRPDAVSPKGAMGLMQLMPGTARMLAVDPKDPVQNVEGGVKYLAQLSEKYSGDLEKTLAAYNAGPGRVDKYGGIPPFKETEAYVKKVLKLYNG; from the coding sequence ATGACCGGACCGGATTTCAGCGGAATGAGACAGGCCATGGACCGAATCACCTCCATCCACCGCCGGATATACGGCACCCCCTCTGTCCCAAAAGAGACCTTTGAAGAGGAACTGGCGAAAGCCGCTAAAACCAAGGAGACCTCAGAGACCTCTGTGACAAAGCCGGAGGTCCCCATCTCCGGCAAAGCCAGTGTCTTAAGAAGCAGGCTATCGCCGGGAAATAACGACCTAAACTCGGCCATAGAGGAGATATCCTCCAGGTATGGCGTGGACGAAAAACTGGTCCGTTCGGTCATATCGGTGGAATCTGCCTGGAGGCCCGACGCCGTCTCTCCAAAAGGCGCTATGGGACTTATGCAGCTCATGCCCGGGACCGCGAGGATGCTCGCAGTTGATCCTAAAGACCCAGTGCAGAACGTCGAAGGTGGCGTCAAGTACTTGGCCCAACTGTCCGAGAAATATTCAGGAGACCTGGAGAAAACCCTGGCCGCCTACAACGCAGGTCCAGGTCGGGTCGACAAATACGGAGGCATACCTCCCTTTAAAGAGACAGAGGCTTACGTGAAAAAAGTTTTGAAACTGTATAACGGATAG
- a CDS encoding flagellar FliJ family protein, producing the protein MRERIGRFRRILKAREMARDLVQKQMADLRAQENALIDKLKKLRDEKHLYMERFSQVAQGHVTIDELRISSEDISRTEDHIKEGIVEIFHLRKRIDQVEAILVERHKDVRKVEMYLDQMIIQWEKEMNRRDQIVVDDMAGILHDRKNREGGNLQ; encoded by the coding sequence ATGAGGGAGAGGATAGGCCGGTTTAGGCGGATCCTCAAGGCCCGAGAGATGGCCAGAGATCTGGTTCAAAAGCAGATGGCCGACCTGAGGGCCCAGGAAAACGCCCTCATAGATAAACTAAAAAAACTGAGAGACGAAAAACATCTCTACATGGAACGATTCTCCCAGGTCGCCCAGGGACACGTCACCATAGACGAACTCCGCATCAGCAGTGAAGACATATCCCGAACGGAAGACCACATAAAAGAGGGTATCGTGGAGATCTTTCACCTGAGAAAAAGGATAGATCAGGTAGAGGCCATCTTGGTCGAACGACATAAAGATGTCCGCAAAGTGGAAATGTACCTGGATCAGATGATAATTCAATGGGAAAAGGAAATGAATCGACGGGATCAGATCGTGGTGGACGACATGGCGGGAATCCTCCACGACCGTAAAAACAGAGAAGGAGGGAACCTCCAGTGA
- a CDS encoding MgtE intracellular region produces MAEERNKETTTSAEDKAAIKKEKEKNKKSRKRFILFFLLMAFPASLAGLHLSGIWDARPLVFSLAPKLPYVGDKLVELLDIPPVYTMTVEERRIFELRQWEDLLAQRERELNELSSKLGVLSSDLMEKGSAIAKAEEELAAKEAEVPDEELSQSEQEIFDRVVRTYQEISARRAAKIVENLTPDLAVRMLRALPEDEAAGILGRMDAPKAAWLTEQLAK; encoded by the coding sequence GTGGCGGAGGAACGAAATAAAGAGACGACAACATCGGCGGAGGATAAAGCTGCCATAAAAAAAGAAAAGGAAAAAAACAAAAAGAGTAGAAAAAGGTTTATCCTCTTCTTCCTCCTGATGGCTTTTCCTGCGTCTCTGGCGGGACTCCACCTCAGCGGAATCTGGGACGCCAGACCTTTGGTGTTCTCCCTTGCCCCTAAACTCCCCTACGTAGGCGACAAACTCGTAGAGCTTCTGGACATACCTCCGGTCTACACCATGACGGTGGAGGAGCGTAGAATCTTTGAGCTTCGCCAGTGGGAGGACCTCCTCGCCCAGCGGGAAAGGGAACTCAACGAGCTCAGCTCAAAGCTAGGGGTGCTCTCCTCGGACCTAATGGAAAAAGGGTCCGCTATAGCTAAAGCGGAGGAAGAGCTGGCCGCCAAAGAGGCGGAGGTCCCGGACGAAGAGCTCTCTCAGAGCGAACAAGAGATCTTCGATCGAGTGGTGCGGACCTATCAGGAAATATCCGCCAGGCGGGCGGCGAAAATAGTGGAAAACCTCACCCCCGATCTGGCGGTAAGGATGCTCAGAGCCCTTCCGGAAGACGAGGCGGCGGGAATCCTAGGACGCATGGACGCGCCCAAGGCAGCGTGGCTGACGGAACAGCTGGCAAAATAG